The following are encoded together in the Pseudoalteromonas shioyasakiensis genome:
- a CDS encoding EAL domain-containing protein: MNNKALKYNFVSFLILTILFFIIATLAAHLASPTRYTIDKTAPIYSNTAYRIDTSKALTLEQFLAEPDKLKQRSFKDVEWDLAAQDYWLKLDLENRQAKPVELAIHFDNPMVDYLSVYHVDDKGQLIDTTELGDKVSGLSLFQYSTPHSMLTMQGYEQTSLVIKIDTVGISKTPINIYGEKEFQDLLRSQSGIWGIFIGVLIMAALYNLVLFLGIRDRVYLIYIGYIISALLLMGSVLGFGFYLWPLSWQVFFNEQVVFSNYAIAFFTVAFCTMFLRYHKDNCRLYKLSISFLALLFSLSLISFFMLEYHSSKIFFAIMVPLYILCICMIYKKLVSGFRWAKFYVMSWVPLIVGAAIQPLELTGFIPYSFAVRHIFLVAILCEIVLMAMALADRVRYQREKALYHATHTQQTELLNQAMLKQAYMAITSEHRLANLCLVKIEQFNALMSILKPSQSSQIIITVAQSLEHQINKNRQFINLESALDNSPKVADLGNGVLAFISTKIQSQAELHQELSNLCKQLPKQYKVAGLDLQLYYRYSITEPVNDDGFDIWLQRGYLGLSQKQQNIDFTTPHIDMDVSLAAELQQAMRSNTLAIYLQPIINLRSGAICGAEALLRWPTAGKYLDIEQLILLAERTGLINELSLWVIDQACLAAAQLNRQGYREHTISVNLSAKNLAIPKLVEKVENTILKHGITADQLKFELTEFALIKNHDEMVSFISELNRLGSKVVLDDFGTGYSSLNYLVNYSFSTIKVDKSFILDLVNNTTNQVVVKTAIDMAHNLDMNITIEGIEDQETEKMLIKMGADQGQGYYYSKAVPINEYLSFIASQFK; the protein is encoded by the coding sequence TTGAATAATAAAGCACTGAAATATAACTTTGTTTCATTTCTTATTCTGACAATTTTGTTTTTTATCATTGCTACCCTAGCTGCACATTTAGCCAGCCCTACCCGCTACACCATAGATAAAACAGCCCCCATCTACAGTAATACAGCTTATCGAATAGATACCAGTAAAGCGCTGACTCTCGAGCAGTTTTTAGCTGAACCAGACAAACTTAAACAGCGCTCTTTTAAAGATGTTGAGTGGGATTTAGCGGCGCAAGATTATTGGTTAAAGCTTGATTTAGAAAACCGCCAAGCAAAGCCTGTTGAGCTGGCGATTCACTTTGATAACCCTATGGTTGATTATCTTAGCGTTTATCATGTTGATGATAAGGGCCAGCTTATAGATACAACCGAGTTGGGTGATAAAGTATCTGGCCTCAGTTTGTTTCAGTACAGTACACCGCACAGCATGCTCACCATGCAGGGCTATGAGCAAACATCACTCGTTATAAAAATTGATACGGTTGGGATTAGCAAAACGCCTATCAATATTTATGGTGAAAAAGAGTTTCAAGATTTACTACGTTCGCAATCAGGAATTTGGGGGATCTTCATTGGTGTGCTGATCATGGCTGCTCTGTATAACTTGGTATTATTTTTAGGGATCCGTGATCGCGTCTACCTTATTTATATAGGCTACATCATCTCAGCACTGTTACTTATGGGCTCAGTGCTCGGCTTTGGTTTTTATTTATGGCCGTTATCGTGGCAAGTCTTTTTTAATGAGCAAGTGGTGTTCAGTAACTACGCGATTGCATTTTTCACCGTCGCGTTTTGCACCATGTTCTTACGCTACCATAAAGACAATTGCCGCTTATACAAGCTCAGTATCAGCTTTTTAGCCCTGCTGTTTAGCCTCAGTCTTATCAGCTTTTTTATGCTGGAATACCATTCTTCAAAAATCTTTTTTGCCATCATGGTGCCGTTATACATTCTATGTATTTGCATGATTTACAAAAAGTTGGTGAGCGGTTTTCGGTGGGCAAAATTTTATGTCATGTCGTGGGTGCCACTGATTGTAGGCGCTGCCATTCAGCCTTTAGAACTAACGGGCTTTATTCCTTATAGCTTTGCAGTTAGGCACATATTTTTAGTCGCTATTCTCTGTGAGATTGTGCTTATGGCAATGGCGCTGGCAGATCGCGTTCGTTATCAACGTGAAAAAGCGCTGTATCATGCAACCCATACCCAACAAACTGAGCTACTCAACCAAGCAATGCTCAAACAAGCTTATATGGCGATTACCTCGGAGCATAGACTCGCTAATCTTTGTTTAGTGAAAATAGAGCAATTTAATGCCCTAATGAGCATTCTAAAGCCAAGCCAAAGCAGCCAAATAATTATTACTGTGGCTCAATCTTTAGAGCATCAAATTAATAAGAATAGGCAATTTATTAATTTAGAGTCAGCACTAGATAACAGTCCAAAAGTGGCTGACTTAGGCAATGGTGTACTGGCTTTCATTTCTACCAAAATTCAATCACAAGCAGAGCTACACCAAGAACTGAGCAACTTATGCAAACAGCTGCCTAAGCAATATAAAGTGGCAGGCTTAGACCTGCAGCTTTACTACCGCTATAGCATTACCGAACCGGTTAATGATGATGGCTTTGATATTTGGCTACAACGTGGCTACTTAGGGTTGTCACAAAAGCAGCAAAACATCGACTTTACTACACCGCATATCGATATGGATGTCAGCCTTGCCGCTGAGTTACAACAAGCAATGCGAAGCAATACCTTAGCCATTTACTTACAGCCCATTATTAATTTACGCAGCGGTGCTATCTGTGGCGCAGAGGCATTGTTACGCTGGCCTACAGCGGGTAAATACCTGGACATTGAGCAACTCATTTTATTGGCTGAACGTACTGGCTTAATTAACGAGTTGAGCTTATGGGTGATTGATCAGGCTTGCCTAGCAGCTGCCCAGCTTAATCGACAAGGCTATCGCGAGCATACCATTAGCGTTAATTTAAGTGCCAAGAATCTAGCTATCCCTAAGCTTGTCGAAAAAGTCGAAAACACCATTTTAAAACATGGCATTACTGCGGATCAGTTAAAGTTTGAATTAACTGAGTTTGCGCTTATCAAAAACCATGATGAAATGGTTAGCTTTATCAGTGAACTCAATAGACTCGGTAGCAAGGTGGTACTCGATGATTTTGGTACTGGTTATTCGTCGCTAAACTACTTAGTAAATTATTCATTTAGCACGATTAAAGTCGATAAGAGCTTTATTCTTGATTTAGTGAATAACACCACCAACCAGGTAGTGGTAAAAACGGCTATTGATATGGCCCATAACCTTGATATGAATATCACCATCGAAGGCATTGAAGACCAAGAAACAGAAAAAATGCTGATCAAGATGGGCGCAGATCAAGGGCAAGGCTATTATTACAGCAAAGCGGTACCGATTAATGAGTATCTAAGCTTTATTGCCTCACAATTTAAATAG
- the purD gene encoding phosphoribosylamine--glycine ligase, producing MNVLVIGSGGREHALAFKAAQNTKVNTVFVAPGNAGTALEPKLENVAINVEDLAGLVTFAKENNVELTIVGPEVPLVLGVVDTFRENGLAIFGPTAGAAQLEGSKSFTKDFLARHDIPTADYQTFEQIDPALAYLKEKGAPIVIKADGLAAGKGVIVAMTELEAEEAIRDMLAGNSFGEAGSRVVIEEFLEGEEASFIVMVDGKNVLPFATSQDHKRAYNGDQGPNTGGMGAYSPAPVVTDEIHQRIMNEVINPTVEGMAKEGHPYTGFLYAGLMITADGTPKVIEYNCRFGDPETQPMMLRLKSDLVELIEAANREELDKTAIEFDPRAAVGVVLAAKGYPDSYPKGDAISGLQVTYPEGEKVFHAGTKQDGENVVTAGGRVLCATALGNTVTEAQQRAYKLVEQISWEGMEYRTDIAYRAIAREQN from the coding sequence ATGAATGTACTTGTCATCGGCAGTGGCGGCCGCGAACACGCTCTTGCGTTTAAGGCTGCACAAAATACTAAAGTAAACACCGTTTTCGTTGCTCCTGGTAACGCAGGTACTGCACTAGAGCCAAAACTTGAAAACGTAGCTATCAACGTTGAAGACCTAGCAGGTTTAGTTACTTTTGCTAAAGAAAACAACGTTGAGTTAACTATTGTTGGTCCAGAAGTACCGCTTGTTTTAGGTGTCGTTGATACTTTCCGTGAAAACGGTTTAGCTATCTTCGGCCCAACAGCAGGTGCTGCACAGCTAGAAGGCTCTAAGTCATTCACTAAAGACTTCTTAGCACGTCACGACATTCCAACTGCTGACTACCAAACGTTTGAACAAATCGATCCTGCACTTGCTTACCTAAAAGAAAAAGGTGCGCCTATTGTAATTAAAGCTGATGGCTTAGCAGCAGGTAAAGGCGTTATCGTTGCAATGACTGAGCTTGAAGCTGAAGAAGCTATCCGCGATATGCTTGCAGGCAACAGCTTTGGTGAAGCGGGTAGCCGCGTAGTTATCGAAGAGTTCTTAGAAGGCGAAGAAGCCTCTTTCATCGTGATGGTTGATGGCAAAAACGTACTACCATTCGCTACTAGCCAAGACCACAAACGCGCTTACAACGGTGACCAAGGTCCAAACACTGGTGGCATGGGTGCATACTCACCGGCTCCAGTGGTGACTGATGAAATTCACCAACGTATTATGAACGAAGTGATCAACCCAACGGTTGAAGGTATGGCAAAAGAAGGCCACCCTTACACAGGTTTCTTATACGCAGGTTTAATGATCACCGCTGATGGTACGCCAAAAGTAATCGAATACAACTGTCGTTTTGGCGACCCTGAAACACAACCTATGATGCTTCGTCTTAAGTCTGACCTTGTTGAGCTTATCGAAGCGGCTAACCGTGAAGAACTAGATAAAACAGCAATCGAGTTCGACCCGCGTGCAGCAGTCGGTGTTGTATTAGCAGCAAAAGGCTACCCTGATAGCTACCCGAAAGGTGATGCAATCAGCGGCTTGCAAGTTACTTACCCTGAAGGTGAGAAAGTATTCCACGCAGGTACTAAGCAAGATGGCGAAAACGTTGTAACTGCTGGCGGTCGTGTGCTTTGTGCTACTGCACTTGGCAACACAGTAACCGAAGCGCAACAACGTGCTTATAAACTGGTTGAACAAATCAGCTGGGAAGGCATGGAATATCGTACTGATATCGCTTATCGTGCAATTGCTCGCGAACAGAATTAA
- a CDS encoding class I SAM-dependent methyltransferase, protein MKFAVKSLLVASLALTSAQALSHSHESALTQAVQSSERDAKNSARDQYRHPVETLEFFGFKPNMTVVEIAPGGGWYSEILAPAVKGHGVYYAAHFPADSDVGYYQRSLAGFNKKMSDDARFSEVKLTEFAPVTHLDIAPAGSADLVLTFRNVHNWYMGKDKEGALSAFKAFYKALKPGGTLGVVEHRLPEARSDEDQKSSGYMKQSYVIEIAKQAGFELVASSDINANPLDTADHPKGVWTLPPRLALDEKDAAKYKAIGESDRMTLKFKKPL, encoded by the coding sequence ATGAAATTTGCCGTAAAATCGTTACTCGTTGCCAGCCTAGCACTGACATCAGCACAGGCTTTAAGCCATTCTCATGAATCAGCGCTTACACAAGCCGTGCAATCAAGCGAACGTGATGCTAAAAATAGCGCACGTGATCAATATCGCCATCCAGTTGAGACTCTTGAGTTCTTTGGCTTTAAGCCAAACATGACAGTTGTTGAAATTGCACCTGGCGGTGGTTGGTACAGCGAAATTCTTGCGCCAGCTGTAAAAGGCCATGGTGTTTACTACGCGGCACATTTCCCTGCTGATTCTGACGTGGGTTATTACCAACGTTCATTAGCTGGTTTTAATAAAAAGATGAGCGATGACGCACGCTTCAGTGAAGTTAAACTAACTGAATTTGCGCCAGTAACACATCTTGATATTGCACCAGCGGGTAGCGCAGATCTTGTCTTAACATTTAGAAATGTACACAACTGGTACATGGGTAAAGATAAAGAAGGCGCGTTAAGTGCGTTTAAAGCATTTTATAAAGCACTTAAACCAGGCGGCACTTTAGGTGTGGTTGAACACCGCCTACCTGAAGCGCGCAGCGATGAAGATCAGAAATCATCAGGTTATATGAAGCAAAGCTATGTAATTGAAATTGCAAAGCAAGCTGGCTTTGAACTAGTGGCAAGCAGTGACATTAATGCAAACCCTCTTGATACAGCGGATCACCCTAAAGGGGTGTGGACACTACCACCACGTTTAGCACTTGACGAAAAAGACGCTGCTAAATATAAAGCGATTGGTGAGAGTGATCGTATGACGCTGAAGTTTAAAAAACCGCTATAA
- the purH gene encoding bifunctional phosphoribosylaminoimidazolecarboxamide formyltransferase/IMP cyclohydrolase, which yields MDTHRPIRRALLSVSDKTGIVEFARALEAQGVDILSTGGTCKLLADNGIKVTEVSDHTGHPEIMDGRVKTLHPKIHGGILARRGQDEDVMEDHNISAIDIVVVNLYPFANTVAKEDCSLEDAIENIDIGGPTMVRAAAKNHKDVTIVVNAKDYDRVISEMQSNNGSTTYKTRFDLAIAAYEHTAQYDGMIANYFGKMVPDYTEEAAEETKFPRTINMQFTKKQDMRYGENSHQDAAFYVENDLTEASVATAVQLQGKALSYNNIADTDAALECVKEFDVPACVIVKHANPCGVSIGDNILEAYDRAFKTDPTSAFGGIIAFNKELDADTAEAIVARQFVEVIIAPKVSEAAAQIVSAKQNVRLLECGEWSGNATGHDIKRVNGGILVQDRDLGMVTQGDLKVVSKRQPTEQELKDLLFCWKVAKFVKSNAIVYARDGMTIGVGAGQMSRVYSAKIAGIKAADENLEVKGSVMASDAFFPFRDGIDAAAEAGITAVIQPGGSMRDEEVIAAADEAGMAMVFTGMRHFRH from the coding sequence ATGGATACACATCGTCCAATTCGTCGCGCACTATTAAGTGTGTCAGATAAAACCGGTATCGTTGAATTTGCTCGCGCTCTTGAAGCACAAGGCGTGGATATTTTATCAACTGGCGGTACTTGCAAATTACTTGCTGATAACGGCATCAAAGTCACTGAAGTATCTGACCATACTGGTCACCCTGAGATCATGGATGGTCGCGTAAAAACACTTCATCCAAAAATTCACGGCGGCATCCTAGCGCGTCGCGGTCAAGATGAAGACGTAATGGAGGATCACAACATCTCTGCTATCGATATCGTTGTAGTTAACTTATACCCCTTCGCAAACACTGTTGCGAAAGAAGACTGCAGCCTAGAAGATGCGATTGAAAACATTGATATCGGTGGTCCAACTATGGTTCGCGCTGCAGCGAAAAACCATAAAGACGTAACTATCGTAGTTAATGCAAAAGATTACGACCGTGTGATCAGCGAAATGCAAAGCAACAACGGTTCAACAACGTATAAAACACGTTTTGATCTAGCTATTGCCGCTTACGAGCACACAGCTCAGTACGATGGTATGATTGCAAACTACTTCGGCAAAATGGTTCCTGACTACACAGAGGAAGCTGCTGAAGAGACTAAGTTCCCACGCACTATCAACATGCAGTTCACTAAAAAGCAAGATATGCGCTACGGTGAAAACTCACACCAAGACGCAGCTTTTTATGTTGAAAACGACCTAACTGAAGCATCTGTTGCAACGGCGGTTCAACTGCAAGGTAAAGCACTTTCTTACAATAACATTGCTGACACTGACGCAGCATTAGAGTGTGTAAAAGAATTCGACGTACCAGCGTGTGTTATCGTAAAACATGCGAACCCTTGTGGTGTGTCAATTGGTGACAACATTCTTGAAGCCTATGATCGCGCATTCAAAACTGACCCTACATCAGCATTTGGTGGCATCATCGCATTCAACAAAGAGCTTGATGCAGACACAGCTGAAGCAATTGTTGCTCGTCAATTCGTTGAAGTTATCATTGCACCTAAAGTATCTGAAGCTGCAGCCCAAATCGTATCTGCTAAGCAAAACGTACGCTTATTAGAATGTGGTGAATGGTCTGGAAATGCAACAGGTCACGACATCAAGCGTGTTAATGGCGGTATTCTAGTTCAAGACCGCGACCTAGGCATGGTAACGCAAGGCGACCTTAAAGTTGTATCTAAGCGTCAACCAACTGAGCAAGAATTAAAAGATTTATTATTCTGCTGGAAAGTAGCTAAATTCGTTAAGTCTAACGCGATTGTTTATGCACGTGATGGTATGACGATTGGTGTAGGCGCAGGTCAAATGAGCCGCGTTTACTCTGCGAAAATTGCAGGTATCAAAGCTGCTGACGAAAACCTAGAAGTTAAAGGTTCAGTTATGGCATCTGATGCATTCTTCCCATTCCGTGACGGTATTGATGCAGCAGCAGAGGCTGGCATCACCGCTGTTATTCAACCAGGTGGTTCAATGCGCGATGAAGAAGTTATCGCTGCAGCTGACGAAGCTGGTATGGCAATGGTATTTACAGGTATGCGCCATTTCCGCCACTAA
- the fis gene encoding DNA-binding transcriptional regulator Fis — MFEQNVTSPFITNPHVQSHEKPQPLRDAVKKAVHHYLKQLNGQDVQDVYDLVLSELEAPLLEEVMTYTRGNQTRAAILLGINRGTLRKKLKKYGMN, encoded by the coding sequence ATGTTCGAACAAAACGTGACTTCTCCATTTATCACAAACCCTCATGTACAGTCACACGAGAAACCACAGCCGTTGCGTGATGCAGTGAAAAAAGCTGTTCATCACTACTTAAAGCAACTTAATGGTCAAGACGTACAAGACGTATACGACCTTGTTCTTTCTGAGCTAGAAGCACCATTACTTGAAGAAGTAATGACGTACACGCGTGGTAACCAAACTCGTGCTGCAATCTTACTAGGTATCAACCGTGGTACTTTACGTAAGAAACTTAAAAAGTACGGCATGAACTAA
- the dusB gene encoding tRNA dihydrouridine synthase DusB, with amino-acid sequence MRIGSYQLENNVIVAPMAGITDRPFRQLCRRLGAGLAVSEMLSSNPKVWKTEKSMNRMDHSGESGIRSVQIAGADPELMAQAAQFNVSNGAQIIDINMGCPAKKVNKKLAGSALLQFPELVQEILDAVVNAVDVPVTLKIRTGWDQDNRNGVEIARIAERYGIASLAVHGRTRACMYKGEAEYATIREIKRSVSIPVVANGDITSPEKAKQVLDYTGADAIMIGRAAQGRPWIFREIDHYLRTGEHLPAPEISEVRSILMEHLDNLHQFYGESMGARIARKHVSWYLQTHDSDGQFRRVFNALDNPQAQVDALEEYFKTLAAN; translated from the coding sequence GTGCGTATCGGTTCATACCAACTTGAGAACAATGTAATTGTCGCGCCAATGGCAGGCATTACAGACAGACCATTTAGACAACTTTGCCGTCGCTTAGGTGCGGGCCTTGCTGTTTCTGAAATGCTCTCGTCAAACCCGAAAGTATGGAAAACCGAAAAATCGATGAACCGTATGGATCACAGCGGTGAGTCGGGAATTCGTTCGGTGCAAATCGCCGGAGCCGATCCTGAGCTTATGGCACAGGCAGCACAATTCAATGTCAGCAATGGTGCACAGATCATAGATATTAATATGGGGTGCCCAGCTAAAAAAGTGAATAAGAAACTCGCAGGCTCAGCCTTATTACAGTTTCCTGAATTAGTACAAGAGATACTCGATGCCGTTGTTAATGCTGTCGATGTCCCTGTCACTTTAAAAATCCGTACCGGATGGGATCAGGATAACCGTAATGGTGTCGAGATTGCGAGAATAGCTGAACGTTATGGCATTGCTTCACTGGCAGTACATGGGCGAACGCGCGCATGTATGTATAAAGGTGAAGCAGAGTACGCCACAATTAGGGAAATAAAACGTTCAGTGTCTATCCCTGTCGTTGCTAATGGTGATATTACTTCACCAGAAAAAGCAAAGCAGGTTTTGGATTATACGGGTGCAGATGCCATTATGATTGGTCGAGCCGCCCAAGGTCGCCCTTGGATTTTTAGGGAGATAGACCACTATTTGCGAACTGGAGAACATTTGCCAGCACCTGAAATTTCAGAAGTGCGTAGCATTTTGATGGAGCATTTAGACAATCTTCATCAGTTTTACGGGGAGTCAATGGGAGCGCGTATCGCTCGAAAGCATGTATCTTGGTATTTGCAAACCCATGACAGTGACGGTCAGTTTAGGCGAGTATTTAATGCGTTAGATAACCCACAGGCACAAGTCGACGCATTAGAAGAATACTTTAAAACACTAGCAGCTAACTAA
- the prmA gene encoding 50S ribosomal protein L11 methyltransferase yields the protein MAWIQIRINANADNAELISDLLMDTGSASVTYVDAKDTPIYEPKLGTVQLWADTTVIGLYDANHDMDSVVATLNAEATLADKLVYKIEQLEDKDWEREWMDNFHPIQFGERLWICPSWRDIPDPDAVNVLLDPGLAFGTGTHATTALCLKWLESQDLTGKTVVDFGCGSGILGIAAIKLGAERMIGIDIDPQALEASRDNAKRNGVADKLEVYLPENQPEFTTDIVVANILAQPLRELHEVILGLLKPNGKIAMSGILEEQAQSVADVYAPFLALDEVAVEGEWTRVSGIKKA from the coding sequence ATGGCTTGGATCCAAATTCGCATCAACGCAAATGCAGACAACGCAGAATTAATCAGCGACTTACTCATGGACACTGGTAGTGCCTCAGTCACCTATGTTGATGCCAAAGATACCCCTATTTATGAGCCAAAGCTTGGTACTGTGCAGTTATGGGCTGATACCACAGTGATTGGCCTGTATGACGCTAACCACGATATGGACAGCGTTGTAGCAACATTAAATGCTGAAGCAACACTCGCCGATAAGCTTGTTTATAAAATTGAACAGCTTGAAGATAAAGATTGGGAGCGAGAGTGGATGGATAACTTCCACCCAATTCAATTTGGTGAGCGCTTATGGATCTGTCCAAGTTGGCGCGATATTCCGGATCCTGATGCGGTTAATGTATTACTCGACCCAGGCCTTGCTTTTGGCACAGGGACGCACGCAACCACTGCACTTTGTTTGAAATGGCTAGAAAGCCAAGATTTAACAGGTAAAACTGTGGTCGACTTTGGTTGTGGCTCGGGTATTTTAGGAATTGCGGCGATCAAACTCGGTGCAGAGCGCATGATCGGTATCGATATTGATCCTCAAGCCCTTGAAGCAAGCCGTGATAATGCAAAACGTAATGGCGTTGCAGATAAGCTTGAAGTGTACTTACCTGAAAATCAACCAGAGTTTACAACCGATATTGTGGTTGCAAACATCTTAGCGCAACCACTTCGCGAACTACATGAAGTGATTTTAGGTCTTTTAAAACCGAATGGTAAAATTGCTATGTCAGGTATTTTAGAAGAGCAAGCTCAGTCTGTAGCCGATGTTTATGCCCCATTTTTAGCACTTGATGAAGTGGCTGTTGAGGGTGAATGGACCCGAGTAAGCGGCATCAAGAAAGCCTAA